Proteins from a single region of Punica granatum isolate Tunisia-2019 chromosome 8, ASM765513v2, whole genome shotgun sequence:
- the LOC116187579 gene encoding flowering time control protein FPA isoform X1 encodes MPPASRHLWVGNLPHGITDVDLTRLFSRFGDIKRIAFLPGRSYAFIDLGSTDEAVSAMEALDGFAVAGNPLRVEFTKVDKSPAASRDEEHLEHRDPQRSSERALSFSQKDSSKFRHGGADRYHPEKSKIADKSSESEPSEVLWIGFPAQLKVDETILRKAFSPYGEIDKITAFPGRTYAFVRFRDLISACRAKETLQGKLFGNPRVHICFARSESGGGGSSGGKSSVAASLSPRFKSGIHDFGGMRSPRFISKLEAEDPDIYTTNRRGVSRSSADRLFGYDQRRFTEEMSEVGFSPNVYEYHGTPVREKRGNFPHSYQKGPDFDPWDLPEETDLFPGAKRQRTSAFHPDNDLLEYDYADLKHERQALPQVTSDFVQPERFDRNTNKPSHHLRYQEMPDRRSNLVASHGERSDHLRAYYDHVHVGSGQEQSISIERKRVTTESNATSQKEWKWEGTIAKGGNPICRARCFPVGKSLDMVLPEFLDCTARTSLDMLSKHYYQAAGAWVIFFVPGSDADIGFYNEFMHYLEEKQRAAVAKLDDRTTMFLVPPSDFSQKVLKVPGNLSISGVVLRLENPLASKVGSLNWPDEVRERHDHPELLRSSRESLPYPAGDVGASLKPVVGQSLSSHYLPSSIAAPRNNAPFDFPSSSNGINALQEMKASGISSIPNPELLVQLASSLIGQQRQSPNAQNALMGNQSQPEKPFSAPEGYNFLNIKASSEVQPYHPQQQSNFSAVAPPVAAAAVPAELQTGAPQGNQQVPSSGVQEGDNDPQKRLQATLQLAASLLQQIQQGKGT; translated from the exons ATGCCGCCCGCGTCAAGGCATCTCTGGGTCGGGAATTTGCCCCACGGCATTACCGACGTAGACCTCACTCGTCTTTTCTCACGCTTTGGGGATATCAAAAGGATTGCTTTCCTGCCGGGTCGAAGCTATGCGTTTATTGACCTGGGAAGCACTGATGAAGCTGTCTCTGCCATGGAAGCGCTCGATGGTTTTGCTGTTGCCGGCAACCCGCTTAGGGTTGAGTTTACAAAGGTG GACAAGTCACCGGCCGCATCACGTGATGAGGAACATCTAGAGCACCGTGACCCACAACGAAGCTCTGAAAGGGCATTATCCTTCTCTCAGAAGGACTCATCCAAATTTCGCCACGGTGGTGCTGACCGATATCATCCCGAGAAATCCAAGATTGCTGATAAATCCTCAGAATCCGAACCAAGTGAGGTACTATGGATAGGCTTTCCAGCTCAGCTGAAGGTGGATGAGACAATTCTTCGGAAAGCCTTCTCTCCATATGGCGAGATTGATAAGATCACTGCATTTCCTGGTCGAACTTATGCCTTTGTTCGCTTCAGGGACTTGATTTCAGCGTGCAGGGCAAAGGAAACTCTGCAGGGAAAACTGTTTGGGAATCCCCGAGTGCACATTTGTTTCGCTAGGAGCGAATCGGGAGGAGGAGGATCCAGTGGTGGGAAGAGCTCTGTGGCTGCTTCTCTATCTCCCCGATTCAAGTCAGGTATTCATGACTTTGGTGGCATGAGATCTCCTCGTTTCATTTCAAAATTGGAAGCAGAAGACCCTGATATCTATACAACAAATCGGAGGGGTGTTTCGAGAAGCAGTGCTGATCGTTTGTTTGGATATGATCAGAGGAGGTTTACTGAAGAAATGTCCGAGGTTGGATTCTCACCAAATGTGTATGAATATCATGGTACTCCAGTGAGAGAGAAAAGGGGCAACTTCCCTCATTCTTATCAGAAGGGTCCTGATTTCGACCCATGGGATCTGCCCGAAGAAACTGACCTTTTCCCTGGTGCAAAGAGACAGAGGACAAGTGCTTTCCATCCTGACAATGACCTATTAGAGTATGACTATGCTGACCTGAAACATGAGAGACAAGCTCTCCCTCAAGTAACTTCCGACTTTGTCCAACCTGAGCGATTCGATCGAAACACTAATAAACCCAGTCATCATCTAAGGTACCAGGAGATGCCTGATAGGCGGTCGAACTTGGTTGCGTCTCATGGAGAAAGGAGCGATCATCTGAGAGCGTATTATGATCATGTCCATGTTGGCTCAGGTCAAGAGCAATCCATTTCGATAGAGAGGAAAAGAGTGACAACAGAATCGAATGCAACATCACAGAAAGAGTGGAAATGGGAAGGGACCATAGCAAAGGGAGGAAATCCAATCTGTCGCGCTCGCTGCTTTCCTGTGGGCAAATCGCTAGACATGGTGCT GCCCGAGTTCTTGGATTGCACAGCTCGAACGAGTCTCGATATGCTATCGAAGCACTATTACCAGGCGGCAGGTGCCTGGGTCATTTTCTTCGTCCCAGGATCTGATGCTGACATTGGGTTCTACAATGAGTTCATGCACTACCTTGAGGAGAAGCAGCGGGCTGCTGTTGCTAAATTAGACGATCGGACTACCATGTTCCTTGTACCGCCCTCGGACTTCTCTCAGAAGGTCCTGAAAGTACCAG GTAATCTGAGCATCTCTGGTGTTGTTTTAAGGCTAGAGAATCCTCTCGCCTCAAAAGTTGGGTCTCTTAACTGGCCCGATGAAGTTAGAGAGCGACATGACCATCCTGAGCTACTGAGATCAAGCCGAGAGAGCCTACCTTATCCGGCAGGCGATGTGGGGGCATCTTTAAAACCTGTTGTTGGACAAAGCTTGTCTTCGCACTATCTCCCAAGCTCGATTGCTGCACCAAGAAATAATGCACCATTTGATTTTCCTTCATCGAGTAACGGCATCAATGCTCTTCAGGAGATGAAAGCCTCGGGTATTTCATCGATCCCTAATCCGGAGCTTCTCGTGCAATTGGCATCATCTCTCATTGGGCAGCAGAGGCAATCCCCAAATGCTCAAAACGCTCTGATGGGGAATCAAAGTCAGCCCGAGAAGCCGTTCAGTGCCCCTGAGGGTTATAATTTCTTGAATATTAAGGCGAGTTCCGAAGTCCAACCATATCATCCTCAGCAGCAGTCAAATTTCTCTGCTGTTGCTCCTcctgttgctgctgctgctgttccAGCAGAGCTTCAGACAGGGGCCCCTCAGGGAAACCAACAGGTCCCGAGCTCAGGAGTCCAAGAAGGAGACAACGATCCTCAGAAACGGCTTCAGGCAACGCTTCAGCTAGCAGCTTCCCTGCTTCAGCAGATCCAACAAGGAAAAGGAACTTAG
- the LOC116187579 gene encoding flowering time control protein FPA isoform X2: MPPASRHLWVGNLPHGITDVDLTRLFSRFGDIKRIAFLPGRSYAFIDLGSTDEAVSAMEALDGFAVAGNPLRVEFTKDKSPAASRDEEHLEHRDPQRSSERALSFSQKDSSKFRHGGADRYHPEKSKIADKSSESEPSEVLWIGFPAQLKVDETILRKAFSPYGEIDKITAFPGRTYAFVRFRDLISACRAKETLQGKLFGNPRVHICFARSESGGGGSSGGKSSVAASLSPRFKSGIHDFGGMRSPRFISKLEAEDPDIYTTNRRGVSRSSADRLFGYDQRRFTEEMSEVGFSPNVYEYHGTPVREKRGNFPHSYQKGPDFDPWDLPEETDLFPGAKRQRTSAFHPDNDLLEYDYADLKHERQALPQVTSDFVQPERFDRNTNKPSHHLRYQEMPDRRSNLVASHGERSDHLRAYYDHVHVGSGQEQSISIERKRVTTESNATSQKEWKWEGTIAKGGNPICRARCFPVGKSLDMVLPEFLDCTARTSLDMLSKHYYQAAGAWVIFFVPGSDADIGFYNEFMHYLEEKQRAAVAKLDDRTTMFLVPPSDFSQKVLKVPGNLSISGVVLRLENPLASKVGSLNWPDEVRERHDHPELLRSSRESLPYPAGDVGASLKPVVGQSLSSHYLPSSIAAPRNNAPFDFPSSSNGINALQEMKASGISSIPNPELLVQLASSLIGQQRQSPNAQNALMGNQSQPEKPFSAPEGYNFLNIKASSEVQPYHPQQQSNFSAVAPPVAAAAVPAELQTGAPQGNQQVPSSGVQEGDNDPQKRLQATLQLAASLLQQIQQGKGT, translated from the exons ATGCCGCCCGCGTCAAGGCATCTCTGGGTCGGGAATTTGCCCCACGGCATTACCGACGTAGACCTCACTCGTCTTTTCTCACGCTTTGGGGATATCAAAAGGATTGCTTTCCTGCCGGGTCGAAGCTATGCGTTTATTGACCTGGGAAGCACTGATGAAGCTGTCTCTGCCATGGAAGCGCTCGATGGTTTTGCTGTTGCCGGCAACCCGCTTAGGGTTGAGTTTACAAAG GACAAGTCACCGGCCGCATCACGTGATGAGGAACATCTAGAGCACCGTGACCCACAACGAAGCTCTGAAAGGGCATTATCCTTCTCTCAGAAGGACTCATCCAAATTTCGCCACGGTGGTGCTGACCGATATCATCCCGAGAAATCCAAGATTGCTGATAAATCCTCAGAATCCGAACCAAGTGAGGTACTATGGATAGGCTTTCCAGCTCAGCTGAAGGTGGATGAGACAATTCTTCGGAAAGCCTTCTCTCCATATGGCGAGATTGATAAGATCACTGCATTTCCTGGTCGAACTTATGCCTTTGTTCGCTTCAGGGACTTGATTTCAGCGTGCAGGGCAAAGGAAACTCTGCAGGGAAAACTGTTTGGGAATCCCCGAGTGCACATTTGTTTCGCTAGGAGCGAATCGGGAGGAGGAGGATCCAGTGGTGGGAAGAGCTCTGTGGCTGCTTCTCTATCTCCCCGATTCAAGTCAGGTATTCATGACTTTGGTGGCATGAGATCTCCTCGTTTCATTTCAAAATTGGAAGCAGAAGACCCTGATATCTATACAACAAATCGGAGGGGTGTTTCGAGAAGCAGTGCTGATCGTTTGTTTGGATATGATCAGAGGAGGTTTACTGAAGAAATGTCCGAGGTTGGATTCTCACCAAATGTGTATGAATATCATGGTACTCCAGTGAGAGAGAAAAGGGGCAACTTCCCTCATTCTTATCAGAAGGGTCCTGATTTCGACCCATGGGATCTGCCCGAAGAAACTGACCTTTTCCCTGGTGCAAAGAGACAGAGGACAAGTGCTTTCCATCCTGACAATGACCTATTAGAGTATGACTATGCTGACCTGAAACATGAGAGACAAGCTCTCCCTCAAGTAACTTCCGACTTTGTCCAACCTGAGCGATTCGATCGAAACACTAATAAACCCAGTCATCATCTAAGGTACCAGGAGATGCCTGATAGGCGGTCGAACTTGGTTGCGTCTCATGGAGAAAGGAGCGATCATCTGAGAGCGTATTATGATCATGTCCATGTTGGCTCAGGTCAAGAGCAATCCATTTCGATAGAGAGGAAAAGAGTGACAACAGAATCGAATGCAACATCACAGAAAGAGTGGAAATGGGAAGGGACCATAGCAAAGGGAGGAAATCCAATCTGTCGCGCTCGCTGCTTTCCTGTGGGCAAATCGCTAGACATGGTGCT GCCCGAGTTCTTGGATTGCACAGCTCGAACGAGTCTCGATATGCTATCGAAGCACTATTACCAGGCGGCAGGTGCCTGGGTCATTTTCTTCGTCCCAGGATCTGATGCTGACATTGGGTTCTACAATGAGTTCATGCACTACCTTGAGGAGAAGCAGCGGGCTGCTGTTGCTAAATTAGACGATCGGACTACCATGTTCCTTGTACCGCCCTCGGACTTCTCTCAGAAGGTCCTGAAAGTACCAG GTAATCTGAGCATCTCTGGTGTTGTTTTAAGGCTAGAGAATCCTCTCGCCTCAAAAGTTGGGTCTCTTAACTGGCCCGATGAAGTTAGAGAGCGACATGACCATCCTGAGCTACTGAGATCAAGCCGAGAGAGCCTACCTTATCCGGCAGGCGATGTGGGGGCATCTTTAAAACCTGTTGTTGGACAAAGCTTGTCTTCGCACTATCTCCCAAGCTCGATTGCTGCACCAAGAAATAATGCACCATTTGATTTTCCTTCATCGAGTAACGGCATCAATGCTCTTCAGGAGATGAAAGCCTCGGGTATTTCATCGATCCCTAATCCGGAGCTTCTCGTGCAATTGGCATCATCTCTCATTGGGCAGCAGAGGCAATCCCCAAATGCTCAAAACGCTCTGATGGGGAATCAAAGTCAGCCCGAGAAGCCGTTCAGTGCCCCTGAGGGTTATAATTTCTTGAATATTAAGGCGAGTTCCGAAGTCCAACCATATCATCCTCAGCAGCAGTCAAATTTCTCTGCTGTTGCTCCTcctgttgctgctgctgctgttccAGCAGAGCTTCAGACAGGGGCCCCTCAGGGAAACCAACAGGTCCCGAGCTCAGGAGTCCAAGAAGGAGACAACGATCCTCAGAAACGGCTTCAGGCAACGCTTCAGCTAGCAGCTTCCCTGCTTCAGCAGATCCAACAAGGAAAAGGAACTTAG